Genomic segment of Xanthobacter dioxanivorans:
CCTGGACCCCACCATCCAGCTGATCCGGCCCATTCCCATAACCGCTTGGATCCCGTTCGCCATCGCCTGGTTTGGCATCGGCGATGGAAACGCCATCTTCCTGATCGCGCTTGGCGCCTTCTTTCCCGTGGTGCTCAACACCATCCACGGCGCGCGCGACATCAACAAGAATCTGGTGCGGGCGGCCCGCATGATGGGGATCAGCGAGTGGCGCCTCCTCGTGAAGGTGATCCTTCCGAACGCGCTGCCCAACATCTTCACCGGCATGCGCCTCGCTATGGGCATTGCCTGGACCATCCTGATCGTCGCCGAGATGATCTCCATCCGCGGCGGCGTCGGCTACGTGCTGTGGGACGCCTATTACGTCTCGCGCATGGAGATCGTGGTGGCCGACATGATCACCGTGGGCCTGCTCGGTTCCCTCTCCGACCGCGTCATCGTCCTGATCGAACACCAGGTTCTGGCCTGGAAGCACACACACCAATCGTGAGGCCCGCCATGTCCGCTGCGATCGAACCCGGTATCGCCATTGAGGTCCGCAACGTGTGCAAGACGTTCGGCGGCGCGCGCGAGGTCGTGGCGCTCAGAGACGTCGATCTCACGCTCCAGCGGGGCGAATTCGCCGCCGTTCTGGGCGCCAGCGGTTGCGGCAAGTCCACCTTGCTCTCCATGCTCGCGGGCTTCGAGAAGGCCTCCAGCGGCACCATGAGCGCCTTCGGCCATTCCATCGAGAAGCCCGATCCCGAACGGGCCATGGTGTTCCAGGAAGCGGCTCTCTTTCCCTGGCTCAGCGTGTGGGAGAACATGGTCTTCAGCCCGAAGAACCGTTCCATGCCCAAGGCGCGCTACGAGGACAAGGCGCGCCGGCTCCTCGATGCGGTGGGCCTTGGCGCGTTTCACCATCACCACCCCGAGCAGCTGTCCGGCGGCATGAAGCAGCGTGTCGGCATCGCCCGCGCGCTGTTGATGGAACCGAAGGTCCTGCTGATGGACGAGCCGTTCGGCGCGCTCGACGCCCAGACGCGGCTGGAGATGCAGGAATTGCTGCTCGACATATGGAGCCGCGACAAGCGCACGGTGATGTTCATCACCCACGATATCGAGGAGGCGATCTTCCTCTCCGACGTGGTCTATGTGATGACCGCCCGCCCCGGCACCATGAAGGCCCGCATCGAGATCCCGCTCGGCCGTCCGCGCCATGTGGACATGCTCACGACGCCGGAATTCTCCGAGCTGCGGCGCCAGGTCATGGGCCTCATCCGCGAGGAGGTCGCGCGTGCGCGGGCCGAGGCGTCGGCCGCGGCCTGAGGGCCGGGAGCGGGGCTCCGGCCTCAGCGGTCCGAGATCTTCTCGTAAAGTCTGAAGAGCGGCCCCGTCAGCAGCACCACGCTGAGGATGCGTACCAGTTGCCAGGCGGCGACGATGGGCGGGGCAAGGCCGAGTGCCTCGGCGGTGAGCGACATCTCGGCGATGCCGCCGGGCGCCATGGCGAGCACGCCGGTGGGAAACGCGACGAAGTGGAGCGCCAGCGCCGCGAACGCCACGTTTACCGCCATCAGCGCCAGCGTCGTGGCCGCCGCCGCGGGCAGGAAGGGCGAGGTCAGCACGTGGCTGATCTGCTCGCGCTGGAACCGGCAGCCGAGCGCCGCGCCGATGGCAAGCTGGGCGGCGCTGGTGACGAGCACAGGGGCATGGGTGGCACGGGCGATGACGAGCGCCATGCCCATGCCGATGGCAAGCCCGGCCAGCAGGAACGGATTGAAGATCTTCGCGCGCCGCAGCAACAGCGCCACCGGCACGCACAGCACGAGGCCGAGTACGAGCAGGTGCGATTCCAACTGCTGAACCTCGGCCACCTTGAGACGCGTGCCGCCCATGACGAGCGCCATGGCCGGCGGGATGATGAGCACGATCAGCACCACCCGCAGGCTCTGCGCGAGGGAGACAAGCGTGGTGCTGGCTCCGAAG
This window contains:
- a CDS encoding AbrB family transcriptional regulator — encoded protein: MPLIASSVFIRTTLLLATCLAGGLVFSWLHVPLPFLLGALFVSATCGLSGFTVKLADEFRQGGQIAAGFSVGLFFTPPVALRLVELGWLMALTGFASILVSLFLARALALFGRCDRRTAFFAAMPGGLAEMAVLAHTFGASTTLVSLAQSLRVVLIVLIIPPAMALVMGGTRLKVAEVQQLESHLLVLGLVLCVPVALLLRRAKIFNPFLLAGLAIGMGMALVIARATHAPVLVTSAAQLAIGAALGCRFQREQISHVLTSPFLPAAAATTLALMAVNVAFAALALHFVAFPTGVLAMAPGGIAEMSLTAEALGLAPPIVAAWQLVRILSVVLLTGPLFRLYEKISDR
- a CDS encoding ABC transporter permease translates to MEPAIVKADQMPESTRTDAGHRNSGRSDKRRRVRLQQSLQTLVVPAAVVGVWLVLGALGMLPGGVVPKLPAVLVDWYYWIFGRPGATAFDAYSGTWLNAVLYSGWRVARGFALGVTAGVVLGILIGWSQSVSRLLDPTIQLIRPIPITAWIPFAIAWFGIGDGNAIFLIALGAFFPVVLNTIHGARDINKNLVRAARMMGISEWRLLVKVILPNALPNIFTGMRLAMGIAWTILIVAEMISIRGGVGYVLWDAYYVSRMEIVVADMITVGLLGSLSDRVIVLIEHQVLAWKHTHQS
- a CDS encoding ABC transporter ATP-binding protein, encoding MSAAIEPGIAIEVRNVCKTFGGAREVVALRDVDLTLQRGEFAAVLGASGCGKSTLLSMLAGFEKASSGTMSAFGHSIEKPDPERAMVFQEAALFPWLSVWENMVFSPKNRSMPKARYEDKARRLLDAVGLGAFHHHHPEQLSGGMKQRVGIARALLMEPKVLLMDEPFGALDAQTRLEMQELLLDIWSRDKRTVMFITHDIEEAIFLSDVVYVMTARPGTMKARIEIPLGRPRHVDMLTTPEFSELRRQVMGLIREEVARARAEASAAA